In Rubrivirga marina, the following are encoded in one genomic region:
- a CDS encoding NAD-dependent epimerase/dehydratase family protein: protein MPPPAPRPKPVAFLTGGTGFVGSHLAEELLRRGYAVRALVRRDPKWLEGLPVEIVSGDLHDTDALAAGVDGAALVAHVAGLTRARSQAELDRANVDGTRAVLDAVRDATEAGGAAPRVLVTSSLEAMGPNRIGPDGRPEPATEADVPQPVSMYGLSKARMEDAVRRDYVGLDVTVVRPPAVYGPREADLYEMAKGAARGLFPVVGREDVPRVSMVFVRDLVRGMADLAETDAARGETYFVGTPGSSWAEVRAALEAALGRTTVTLRVPGAVIGAVGALAERVGGLVGKLPPLTQDKAEAARHAWVCSSEKAREAVGYAPEVGLVEGWAETVAWYRARGWL, encoded by the coding sequence TCGCCGAGGAGCTCCTGCGGCGGGGCTACGCCGTCCGCGCGCTCGTGCGGCGCGACCCGAAGTGGCTTGAGGGCCTGCCTGTTGAGATCGTCTCTGGCGATCTCCATGACACGGACGCGCTGGCCGCGGGCGTCGACGGCGCCGCCCTCGTCGCCCACGTCGCCGGGCTCACGCGCGCCCGGAGCCAGGCGGAGCTCGACCGGGCCAACGTCGACGGCACCCGGGCCGTGCTCGACGCCGTCCGCGACGCGACCGAGGCAGGCGGGGCCGCGCCGCGCGTGCTCGTGACGAGCAGCCTCGAGGCCATGGGCCCCAACCGGATCGGGCCCGACGGACGCCCCGAGCCGGCGACCGAGGCCGACGTGCCGCAGCCGGTCTCGATGTACGGCCTCAGCAAGGCGCGGATGGAGGACGCCGTCCGCCGTGACTACGTCGGCCTCGACGTCACCGTCGTCCGCCCCCCGGCCGTGTACGGGCCGCGCGAGGCCGACCTCTACGAGATGGCGAAGGGCGCCGCGCGGGGCCTGTTCCCGGTGGTCGGCCGCGAGGACGTCCCGCGCGTGTCGATGGTGTTCGTTCGGGATCTGGTCCGCGGCATGGCGGATCTCGCGGAGACCGACGCCGCGCGCGGCGAGACGTATTTCGTCGGGACGCCCGGCTCCTCGTGGGCGGAAGTCCGGGCCGCGCTGGAGGCCGCGCTCGGGAGGACGACGGTCACGCTTCGTGTGCCGGGCGCGGTGATCGGCGCCGTGGGGGCGTTGGCGGAACGCGTCGGCGGGCTCGTCGGCAAGCTCCCGCCGCTGACGCAGGACAAGGCGGAGGCCGCGCGGCACGCGTGGGTCTGCTCGTCGGAGAAGGCGCGCGAGGCGGTCGGCTACGCGCCCGAGGTGGGGCTGGTCGAGGGGTGGGCGGAGACCGTCGCGTGGTACCGCGCGCGGGGTTGGCTGTAA
- a CDS encoding peptidase MA family metallohydrolase, which translates to MPRLLRLVVLLAVAASAAPASAQYFGFGKNRVQYREADWRTLRTSHFDVYYYERDAAPGGRVLAEFAAEAAEEAYSEVSALFGTDIARRIPLVVYPTHADFAVTNVAELPVYAEGIGGVTELFKNRIAIPFTGDWRDFRRVVHHELVHAVINDLYYGGSIQSLIRSGNRLRIPTWFNEGLAEYSAQGWDTQSDMYVREAILEDRLPDIPRLGGFFAYRGGQGVWDFVAQEYGREKITEILDRIRLGRSVDDAFRRATGLGLDDLSERWKRTLRTVYYPEVAAREDVEAVARPVATRDVGGAGYHASPVITPQGDRVAYVATRDGLFDVYVAPTAGRDAPCKVIDGQDNVQFESLRILTPGLAWSPDGRRLAVAVTSAGRDQIALVDVREGDVESVDLPGVESVVSVAWSPDGTRLAFEGTAGATSDIYTVELATGAVANLTRDLYSDHAPAWSPDGRSLVFHSDRADALVLGRATPRAAFDGTFDTRALGRGQFDLYRLDLDTPARLVRLTTEAVWDETDAAFAQSADGTVRLLFVSDRNGIPNLYEKDLRTLEERPLTNLQTGILDVSLSADGSRAVFLALDDGTPSVFFLRDPFGRDDLPATLAPNVWAQRRMGGADEPAPSLLLASETTRERNPLLRDAADGRPPAAPPRRAGPPTPEDLAFADSILALLGDPPPDLLASADTLLLDPTAPERGPRVDIDAYEFSDAFDGGARQRSGAVEDPFDPPFARDSTGALLARDYRLRFSLDLVYAGGGYDTIYGVQSVTQLLFSDMLGNHRIGLATNLVLDLRNSDYVLSYEYLPKRTDVAVQGYHLARQLRAPGANTIYRYRNYGVIASARYPLDKFRRVDAEVGLLGVSLTDLSNLGERARSRLFAVPRATYTVDKTVPGYLGPQSGTRWAASLSGAPGPDAFFATALADGRRYWSAGPGYALALRGSAGLSLGPNPQRFYAAGVQNWVKTSFDSLPVESADDFIFATPVLPVRGFGFNEAAGDRFALVNLEARVPLIAAVLPGPIPLAPLYNIQTVGFIDAGVIADGGIDVWRTESVDDDGDPATPEVEREVLDDVLLGAGVGLRTLLLGYPVRLDWGWPFDGKEFGERRLYFSIGLDF; encoded by the coding sequence ATGCCTCGCCTCCTCCGCCTCGTCGTCCTGCTCGCGGTCGCCGCCAGCGCGGCGCCGGCGAGCGCCCAGTACTTCGGGTTCGGCAAGAACCGCGTCCAGTACCGCGAGGCCGACTGGCGGACGCTCCGGACGTCGCACTTCGACGTCTACTACTACGAGCGCGACGCGGCGCCGGGCGGGCGCGTCCTCGCCGAGTTCGCCGCCGAGGCGGCCGAGGAGGCCTACAGCGAGGTCTCGGCCCTCTTCGGCACCGACATCGCCCGGCGGATCCCGCTCGTCGTCTACCCGACCCACGCCGACTTCGCCGTCACGAACGTGGCCGAGCTCCCGGTCTACGCCGAGGGCATCGGCGGCGTGACCGAGCTGTTCAAGAACCGGATCGCGATCCCGTTCACCGGCGACTGGCGCGACTTCCGGCGCGTCGTCCACCACGAGCTGGTCCACGCCGTCATCAACGACCTGTACTACGGCGGGTCGATCCAGAGCCTGATCCGCAGCGGCAACCGGCTCCGCATCCCGACGTGGTTCAACGAGGGGCTGGCCGAGTACAGCGCGCAGGGCTGGGACACGCAGTCCGACATGTACGTCCGCGAGGCGATCCTCGAGGACCGGCTGCCCGACATCCCCCGCCTCGGCGGGTTCTTCGCCTACCGCGGCGGGCAGGGCGTGTGGGACTTCGTGGCCCAGGAGTACGGCCGCGAGAAGATCACCGAGATCCTCGACCGGATCCGCCTCGGGCGGAGCGTCGACGACGCGTTCCGCCGCGCGACCGGGCTCGGGCTCGACGACCTCTCCGAGCGCTGGAAGCGGACGCTCCGGACGGTCTACTACCCCGAGGTCGCCGCCCGCGAGGACGTCGAGGCGGTGGCGCGGCCCGTCGCGACCCGGGACGTCGGCGGGGCCGGCTACCACGCGAGCCCCGTCATCACGCCGCAGGGCGACCGCGTGGCCTACGTCGCCACCCGCGACGGCCTCTTCGACGTGTACGTCGCCCCGACGGCCGGCCGCGACGCGCCCTGCAAGGTGATCGACGGCCAGGACAACGTCCAGTTCGAGAGCCTGCGGATCCTGACGCCGGGCCTCGCGTGGAGCCCCGACGGCCGCCGTCTCGCGGTGGCGGTCACGAGCGCCGGCCGCGACCAGATCGCCCTCGTCGATGTGCGCGAGGGCGACGTCGAGAGCGTCGACCTGCCGGGCGTCGAGTCGGTCGTGTCGGTCGCCTGGAGCCCCGACGGCACGCGCCTCGCCTTCGAGGGGACGGCCGGGGCGACCTCCGACATCTACACCGTCGAGCTGGCGACGGGCGCCGTCGCCAACCTCACGCGCGACCTGTACTCCGACCACGCGCCGGCCTGGAGCCCCGACGGGCGCTCGCTCGTGTTCCACTCCGACCGCGCCGACGCGCTCGTCCTCGGCCGGGCGACGCCCCGCGCGGCGTTCGACGGCACGTTCGACACCCGCGCGCTCGGCCGCGGCCAGTTCGACCTGTACCGGCTCGACCTCGACACGCCCGCCCGCCTCGTCCGCCTGACGACCGAGGCGGTCTGGGACGAGACGGACGCCGCGTTCGCCCAGAGCGCCGACGGAACGGTCCGCCTCCTGTTCGTGAGCGACCGGAACGGGATCCCGAACCTCTACGAGAAGGACCTCCGCACGCTCGAGGAGCGGCCGCTGACGAACCTCCAGACGGGCATCCTCGACGTCTCGCTCTCGGCCGACGGGAGCCGCGCGGTCTTCCTCGCGCTCGACGACGGCACGCCGAGCGTGTTCTTCCTCCGCGACCCGTTCGGCCGCGACGACCTGCCCGCGACGCTCGCCCCGAACGTCTGGGCCCAGCGCCGGATGGGCGGGGCCGACGAGCCGGCCCCGTCGCTCCTCCTGGCCTCCGAGACGACCCGCGAGCGGAACCCGCTCCTCCGCGACGCCGCCGACGGCCGCCCGCCGGCCGCCCCCCCGCGCCGCGCCGGCCCGCCGACGCCCGAGGACCTCGCCTTCGCCGACTCGATCCTCGCGCTCCTCGGCGACCCACCCCCCGACCTCCTCGCCTCGGCCGACACGCTCCTCCTCGACCCGACGGCCCCCGAGCGCGGTCCGCGCGTCGACATCGACGCCTACGAGTTTTCCGACGCCTTTGACGGTGGGGCCCGCCAGCGGTCTGGCGCCGTCGAGGACCCGTTCGACCCGCCGTTCGCCCGCGACTCGACGGGCGCGCTCCTCGCCCGCGACTACCGGCTCCGGTTCTCGCTCGACCTCGTCTACGCCGGCGGCGGCTACGACACGATCTACGGCGTCCAGAGCGTGACGCAGCTCCTGTTCTCGGACATGCTCGGCAACCACCGGATCGGGCTGGCGACGAACCTCGTCCTCGACCTCCGCAACTCCGACTACGTCCTCTCCTACGAGTACCTCCCGAAGCGGACGGACGTCGCGGTCCAGGGCTACCACCTCGCCCGCCAGCTCCGGGCGCCGGGCGCCAACACGATCTACCGCTACCGGAACTACGGCGTCATCGCGAGCGCGCGCTACCCGCTCGACAAGTTCCGCCGCGTCGACGCCGAGGTGGGCCTCCTCGGGGTCTCGCTGACGGACCTCTCGAACCTCGGCGAGCGCGCCCGGAGCCGCCTGTTCGCCGTTCCCCGCGCGACGTACACCGTGGACAAGACGGTCCCGGGGTACCTCGGGCCGCAGTCGGGAACGCGCTGGGCGGCCAGTCTTTCGGGCGCGCCCGGTCCCGACGCCTTCTTCGCCACGGCCCTCGCCGACGGCCGGCGCTACTGGTCGGCCGGGCCGGGCTACGCGCTCGCGCTCCGCGGCTCGGCCGGGCTCAGCCTTGGGCCCAACCCGCAGCGGTTCTACGCGGCCGGCGTCCAGAACTGGGTCAAGACGTCGTTCGACAGCCTCCCGGTTGAGAGCGCCGACGACTTCATCTTCGCCACGCCGGTCCTGCCGGTCCGGGGGTTCGGCTTCAACGAGGCCGCCGGCGACCGCTTTGCGCTCGTGAACCTCGAGGCCCGCGTGCCGCTCATCGCCGCCGTCCTCCCCGGCCCGATCCCGCTCGCGCCGCTCTACAACATCCAGACGGTCGGCTTCATCGACGCCGGCGTCATCGCCGACGGCGGGATCGACGTGTGGCGGACCGAGTCGGTCGACGACGACGGCGACCCGGCGACGCCGGAGGTCGAGCGCGAGGTGCTCGACGACGTGCTCCTCGGCGCCGGCGTCGGCCTGCGGACGTTGCTCCTCGGCTACCCCGTCCGCCTCGACTGGGGCTGGCCGTTCGACGGGAAGGAGTTCGGCGAGCGCCGGCTGTACTTCTCCATCGGGCTGGACTTTTAG
- the tig gene encoding trigger factor, translating into MQTDVRALNSVDYVLDVTVPAEDLQPQIDAALKRERAQMNLKGFRPGKVPMNVVRRMVGPQVAVQIAEQAIGEAYRTAVAENEEIEPLGQPRLVELDFDFETADQPLKAQVQFGVRPEITLADLSDVPVTRVVRAFTDEDIDADIQRRRDLAAEEEDAPEGTAITTEHVAMVDIQPVDPEGNATGVKQNAARIVMANPDLRPEMVEALEGLTIGDETTVELPHLHGDDEGHDYDDHVDRYKLTVVDVLERVVPEVDADFIKSQTNGESEDLDDLKGQIREELERSWAARANQALEQKMVEEFVLGHRETVAVPETLVEAALDTMFEEAKKQHGGDLPPTFDVDAWREQNRQQAQDQVRWLLIKDALIEEEGLEVTNEDFEAEFEKLSGDGADAELVKQYFSSQPRLLEQMGDQLLNQRVFGALEGRFRVVEKSADEIRAEAEARREAAAKAPVQLTPAAEPAEAGEETEAEDEA; encoded by the coding sequence ATGCAGACCGACGTCCGAGCCCTCAACAGCGTCGACTACGTCCTCGACGTGACCGTCCCCGCCGAGGACCTCCAGCCCCAGATCGACGCCGCGCTCAAGCGCGAGCGCGCCCAGATGAACCTCAAGGGGTTCCGTCCGGGCAAGGTCCCGATGAACGTGGTCCGCCGGATGGTCGGGCCGCAGGTCGCGGTCCAGATCGCCGAGCAGGCCATCGGCGAGGCCTACCGGACGGCCGTGGCCGAGAACGAGGAGATCGAGCCGCTCGGGCAGCCGCGCCTCGTCGAGCTCGACTTCGACTTCGAGACGGCCGACCAGCCGCTCAAGGCGCAGGTCCAGTTCGGCGTCCGCCCCGAGATCACGCTCGCCGACCTTTCCGACGTGCCCGTGACCCGCGTCGTCCGCGCCTTCACCGACGAGGACATCGACGCCGACATCCAGCGCCGCCGCGACCTCGCCGCCGAGGAGGAGGACGCGCCCGAGGGCACGGCGATCACGACCGAGCACGTCGCGATGGTCGACATCCAGCCCGTCGATCCGGAGGGCAACGCGACGGGCGTCAAGCAGAACGCGGCCCGGATCGTCATGGCCAACCCGGACCTCCGCCCCGAGATGGTCGAGGCCCTCGAAGGCCTCACCATCGGCGACGAGACGACCGTCGAGCTCCCGCACCTCCACGGCGACGACGAGGGCCACGACTACGACGACCACGTCGACCGCTACAAGCTGACCGTCGTCGACGTGCTGGAGCGCGTGGTGCCGGAGGTCGACGCCGACTTTATCAAGTCGCAGACGAACGGGGAGAGCGAGGACCTCGATGACCTCAAGGGCCAGATCCGCGAGGAGCTCGAGAGGTCCTGGGCGGCCCGGGCCAACCAGGCCCTCGAGCAGAAGATGGTCGAGGAGTTCGTCCTCGGCCACCGCGAGACGGTCGCCGTGCCCGAGACGCTCGTGGAGGCCGCGCTCGACACGATGTTCGAGGAGGCCAAGAAGCAGCACGGCGGCGACCTCCCGCCGACGTTCGACGTGGACGCGTGGCGCGAGCAGAACCGCCAGCAGGCCCAGGACCAGGTCCGCTGGCTCCTCATCAAGGACGCGCTGATCGAGGAGGAGGGCCTGGAGGTGACCAACGAGGACTTCGAGGCCGAGTTCGAGAAGCTCTCCGGCGACGGCGCCGACGCCGAGCTCGTCAAGCAGTACTTCTCGTCGCAGCCGCGACTCCTCGAGCAGATGGGCGACCAGCTCCTCAACCAGCGCGTGTTCGGCGCGCTCGAGGGCCGGTTCCGCGTCGTCGAGAAGTCGGCCGACGAGATCCGCGCCGAGGCCGAGGCCCGCCGCGAGGCCGCCGCGAAGGCTCCCGTCCAGCTCACGCCTGCCGCCGAGCCGGCCGAGGCCGGCGAGGAGACGGAGGCCGAGGACGAGGCGTAG
- the clpP gene encoding ATP-dependent Clp endopeptidase proteolytic subunit ClpP, whose amino-acid sequence MSATRMSQLHDFVSFSKNLTSLPDDIYSGPQQTAPINALVPMVVEQTTRGERSYDIFSRLLKDRIVLFGTQVNDTTANLAVAQLLFLAAEDPDKDINLYINSPGGAVYSGMAVYDTMQFVKPDVATICVGLAASMGSVFLLGGAKGKRAALPNSRIMIHQPSSGAQGQASDIQIQAEEILYIKKRMNEVIAHHTGQTVEKVEKDTDRDNFMSPIQAKEYGIIDAVLGAGSGEPAENIEKMEDAGGEGAE is encoded by the coding sequence GTGAGCGCCACCCGCATGAGCCAGCTCCACGACTTCGTCTCGTTCTCCAAGAACCTCACGTCCCTCCCGGACGACATCTACTCCGGCCCCCAGCAGACGGCGCCGATCAACGCGCTCGTCCCGATGGTCGTCGAGCAGACGACGCGCGGCGAGCGGTCGTACGACATCTTCAGCCGCCTGCTCAAGGACCGGATCGTGCTGTTCGGCACGCAGGTCAACGACACGACGGCCAACCTCGCCGTCGCGCAGCTCCTGTTCCTCGCGGCCGAGGACCCCGACAAGGACATCAACCTCTACATCAACTCGCCCGGCGGCGCCGTCTACTCCGGCATGGCCGTCTACGACACGATGCAGTTCGTCAAGCCCGACGTGGCGACGATCTGCGTCGGCTTGGCGGCGTCGATGGGCTCCGTCTTCCTGCTCGGCGGGGCCAAGGGCAAGCGGGCGGCCCTCCCGAACTCGCGCATCATGATCCACCAGCCGTCGTCCGGCGCGCAGGGCCAGGCCTCCGACATCCAGATCCAGGCCGAGGAGATCCTCTACATCAAGAAGCGGATGAACGAGGTGATCGCGCACCACACCGGCCAGACGGTCGAGAAGGTCGAGAAGGACACCGACCGCGACAACTTCATGAGCCCGATTCAGGCCAAGGAGTACGGCATCATCGACGCCGTGCTGGGCGCCGGCTCCGGCGAGCCGGCCGAGAACATCGAGAAGATGGAGGACGCCGGCGGCGAGGGCGCCGAGTAG
- a CDS encoding TonB-dependent receptor domain-containing protein: protein MRLAPLALVLLTVGASAQPATLAGRVLGSDGAPLPGAAVVVEGTARGAAAGADGRFEIAGLDAGPAEVVATLLGYAPARQRVTLLAGETAEVEVVLLETTLDAGEVVVTARETLTGRGTLDVPGSGHYVGPRVIERVGGGDIHRVLREVPGVTIQEEDGYGLRPNVGLRGSGAERSSAITLMEDGVLIAPAPYAAPAAYYFPSVGRMDGVEVRTGAGQIKYGPATTGGALNLLAARIPEGAEARGEVVLGPNDQRTLHARAGASTPSAGWLGGLGVGAVLEVRSDDVDGFKTITGPSGSALLAPNGDPYETGFDKLDVFGRVRLATRPEAAVFQSLTLTAGQTDEVSDETYLGLAAADFEATPYARYAGSRYDRMDADHEALRARHVAVFSDRLDLTTTLYRNAFARNWYKLDKVSAGGGSVGVASILDDPETYAGELVAVRGEGAGSLYVKANNRSYLSRGVQTVAGLRLGTPARGALVEAGLRVHADEMDRFQWVDEYAAAAGQTVIVAEGTPGTDSNRIESAEAVAGFVQADIQLGALAVTPGARFESVRLRREDFGTADPERTGADLSVRENTVSALIPGLGAVLDVGRGWRLFGGLHRGFAPPDSRPETDPESSVNAEAGVRFGGEAVEVQAALYHTAYRNLLGSDLAAAGGGGTTDQFNGGRVDATGAEVGVSADLARLGGAADVAVPVRVAYTYTDGRFQNAFESDFDAWGTVAVGDELPYQARHRLYVRAGVERGGWAVALLANAVSDMRAVAGQGAIPESERIPAHAVLDVVAEAPLPGGLALTGRVVNLTDETYVVARRPAGLRPGLPRTATIGLRVRIGR, encoded by the coding sequence ATGCGCCTCGCTCCGCTCGCTCTCGTCCTGCTGACCGTCGGTGCCAGCGCTCAACCCGCGACCCTCGCCGGACGTGTCCTCGGAAGCGACGGCGCCCCGCTGCCTGGCGCCGCCGTCGTCGTCGAGGGGACGGCTCGGGGCGCGGCGGCCGGCGCCGACGGCCGGTTCGAGATCGCCGGCCTCGATGCGGGGCCGGCCGAGGTCGTGGCGACGCTGCTCGGCTACGCCCCGGCCCGCCAGCGCGTGACGCTCCTCGCCGGCGAGACGGCCGAGGTCGAGGTGGTCCTCCTCGAGACGACGCTCGACGCGGGAGAAGTGGTCGTGACGGCGCGGGAGACGCTGACCGGCCGGGGCACGCTCGACGTGCCGGGCTCCGGTCATTACGTCGGGCCCCGGGTGATCGAGCGGGTCGGCGGGGGCGACATCCACCGCGTGCTCCGGGAGGTGCCCGGCGTGACGATCCAGGAAGAGGACGGCTACGGCCTCCGCCCGAACGTCGGGCTCCGCGGGAGCGGCGCCGAGCGGTCGAGCGCGATCACGCTGATGGAGGACGGCGTCCTCATCGCGCCCGCCCCGTACGCCGCCCCGGCCGCGTACTACTTCCCGTCGGTCGGGCGGATGGACGGGGTCGAGGTGCGGACGGGCGCGGGCCAGATCAAGTACGGGCCGGCCACGACGGGGGGCGCCCTCAACCTCCTCGCCGCGCGGATCCCGGAGGGGGCGGAGGCCCGGGGCGAGGTGGTCCTCGGCCCGAACGACCAGCGGACGCTCCACGCCCGTGCCGGTGCCTCGACCCCGTCGGCGGGGTGGCTCGGCGGGCTCGGCGTCGGCGCCGTGCTGGAGGTCCGGAGCGACGACGTTGACGGGTTCAAGACGATCACGGGTCCGAGTGGGAGCGCGCTCCTCGCCCCCAACGGCGACCCGTACGAGACCGGGTTCGACAAGCTCGACGTGTTCGGCCGCGTCCGTCTCGCCACGCGTCCCGAGGCGGCCGTCTTCCAGAGCCTCACGCTGACCGCCGGCCAGACCGACGAGGTCTCCGACGAGACGTACCTCGGGCTGGCGGCCGCCGACTTCGAGGCCACGCCGTACGCCCGCTACGCCGGCAGCCGCTACGACCGGATGGACGCCGACCACGAGGCGCTCCGCGCCCGCCACGTCGCCGTCTTTTCCGACCGGCTCGACCTGACGACCACCCTCTACCGGAATGCCTTCGCGCGGAACTGGTACAAGCTCGACAAGGTGTCGGCCGGAGGGGGGAGCGTCGGGGTCGCGTCGATCCTCGACGACCCGGAGACATACGCCGGCGAGTTGGTCGCCGTCCGCGGCGAGGGCGCGGGGAGCCTCTACGTCAAGGCGAACAACCGGTCGTACCTCAGCCGGGGCGTGCAGACCGTCGCGGGGCTCCGCCTCGGAACGCCCGCGCGGGGGGCGCTCGTCGAGGCCGGCCTCCGTGTCCACGCCGACGAGATGGACCGCTTCCAATGGGTCGACGAGTACGCCGCGGCGGCGGGGCAGACGGTGATCGTCGCCGAGGGCACGCCCGGGACCGACTCGAACCGGATCGAGTCGGCGGAGGCCGTGGCCGGATTCGTCCAGGCCGACATCCAGCTCGGCGCGCTCGCCGTCACGCCCGGCGCCCGTTTCGAGTCGGTCCGGCTCCGGCGGGAGGACTTCGGAACGGCGGACCCCGAACGGACCGGCGCCGACCTGTCGGTGCGCGAGAACACGGTGTCGGCGTTGATCCCGGGCCTCGGCGCCGTGCTCGACGTCGGGCGCGGCTGGCGCCTGTTCGGCGGTCTCCACCGCGGGTTCGCGCCGCCGGACAGCCGGCCCGAGACGGACCCCGAGTCGAGCGTCAACGCGGAGGCCGGCGTCCGCTTCGGGGGGGAGGCCGTCGAGGTCCAGGCCGCGCTCTACCACACGGCCTACCGGAACCTCCTCGGCAGCGACCTCGCCGCGGCCGGCGGGGGGGGCACGACCGACCAGTTCAACGGCGGCCGGGTAGACGCGACCGGTGCCGAGGTCGGCGTCTCCGCCGACCTCGCCCGCCTCGGCGGTGCGGCGGACGTCGCCGTGCCCGTCCGCGTGGCCTATACCTACACCGATGGGCGCTTCCAGAACGCGTTCGAGAGCGACTTCGACGCCTGGGGCACGGTGGCGGTCGGCGACGAGCTCCCCTATCAGGCTCGTCACCGACTGTACGTCCGCGCCGGCGTCGAGCGTGGGGGGTGGGCGGTCGCGCTGCTCGCGAACGCCGTGTCCGACATGCGGGCCGTTGCCGGCCAGGGCGCGATCCCCGAGAGCGAGCGGATCCCGGCCCACGCCGTGCTCGACGTCGTCGCCGAGGCGCCGCTTCCGGGGGGGCTTGCCCTCACGGGACGCGTCGTCAACCTGACGGACGAGACGTATGTCGTCGCGCGGCGGCCGGCGGGCCTTCGCCCGGGCCTCCCGCGGACGGCGACGATCGGTCTCCGCGTTCGCATCGGGCGGTAG
- the nhaA gene encoding Na+/H+ antiporter NhaA, giving the protein MQTLIQPFQSFFKTEAAGGVLLMAAAVVALIWANSPAAGAYADLWGTYVTVGAGSFEISKPLILWVNDGLMAIFFFVVGLEIKREVLAGELSEPRKAALAIAAALGGMAVPALLYTAVNLGDARVDGWGIPMATDIAFALGVLALLGSRAPLALKVFLTAVAIVDDLGAVVVIALFYTAELNLAALGGSLALVAVLAVVNRLGIQRPAVYGLIGLAAWVLMLKSGVHATIAGVLVALTIPATRKIDEQEFADRADGLLARFREGIAGSPTDPTPDQMAALHTLEEAVEHVETPLQRLEHGLHGFVAFFVMPVFALANAGVAFGADAAALVTDAVALGVMLGLVVGKPLGVMLLAFLAVKTGLAALPSGVTWRQVLGVSFLTGIGFTMSIFIANLAFGAGPLLDSAKMGILGASVVSGVLGAVVLIGASRRAAPARVEAAPVEPAPRSEVPA; this is encoded by the coding sequence ATGCAGACCCTCATCCAGCCCTTCCAGTCCTTCTTCAAGACCGAGGCCGCCGGCGGCGTGCTCCTCATGGCCGCCGCGGTCGTCGCCCTGATCTGGGCCAACAGCCCCGCCGCTGGCGCCTACGCCGACCTCTGGGGCACCTACGTCACCGTCGGCGCCGGTAGCTTCGAAATCTCGAAGCCCCTGATCCTGTGGGTGAACGACGGCCTGATGGCCATCTTCTTCTTCGTCGTCGGCCTTGAGATCAAGCGCGAGGTGCTGGCCGGCGAGCTGTCCGAGCCCCGCAAGGCCGCGCTCGCGATCGCCGCCGCGCTCGGCGGGATGGCCGTGCCGGCGCTCCTCTACACGGCCGTCAACCTCGGCGACGCCCGCGTCGATGGGTGGGGCATCCCGATGGCGACCGACATCGCGTTCGCGCTCGGCGTGCTCGCGCTTCTCGGGAGTCGCGCGCCCCTGGCCCTCAAGGTGTTCCTCACGGCCGTCGCCATCGTCGACGACCTCGGCGCCGTCGTGGTCATTGCCCTGTTCTACACGGCCGAGCTGAACCTCGCCGCGCTCGGCGGGTCGCTCGCGCTCGTGGCCGTCCTCGCCGTCGTGAACCGCCTGGGCATCCAGCGGCCGGCCGTCTACGGGCTAATCGGCCTCGCGGCGTGGGTCCTCATGCTAAAGTCGGGCGTCCACGCGACGATCGCAGGCGTGCTAGTGGCTCTCACGATCCCGGCCACGCGGAAGATCGACGAGCAGGAGTTTGCCGACCGCGCCGACGGCCTCCTCGCCCGCTTCCGCGAGGGGATCGCCGGCTCGCCGACGGACCCGACGCCGGACCAGATGGCGGCGCTCCACACGCTCGAGGAGGCCGTCGAGCACGTCGAGACGCCGCTCCAGCGGCTCGAGCACGGACTCCACGGGTTCGTGGCGTTTTTCGTCATGCCCGTCTTTGCGCTCGCCAATGCCGGCGTTGCGTTCGGCGCCGACGCCGCCGCGCTCGTGACCGACGCGGTCGCACTCGGCGTGATGCTGGGCCTCGTCGTCGGCAAGCCGCTCGGCGTGATGCTTCTGGCGTTCCTCGCTGTCAAGACGGGACTGGCCGCGCTGCCGTCCGGCGTCACGTGGCGCCAGGTGCTCGGCGTGAGCTTCCTGACCGGCATCGGGTTCACGATGTCGATCTTCATCGCGAACCTCGCCTTCGGCGCGGGGCCGCTGCTCGACAGCGCGAAGATGGGGATCCTCGGCGCGTCGGTCGTCTCCGGCGTTCTCGGGGCCGTCGTCCTCATCGGCGCGTCGCGTCGGGCCGCTCCGGCCCGGGTCGAGGCGGCCCCGGTCGAGCCGGCGCCGCGATCCGAGGTCCCGGCCTGA